In Desulfofundulus kuznetsovii DSM 6115, the following are encoded in one genomic region:
- a CDS encoding putative ABC transporter permease subunit, with amino-acid sequence MRPFISLLKTSFNVYYGISALKYKYFKQKKELWRPVVGILGGGAALLVLMGTYFSLAGAFYAGGKMLGQPWLVLELAILLGELLVFFFGLGWAISVLYFSNDLPILLPLPLKPQEILLSKFLLVLTNQYVFLLFVFLPPFLIYGIGEEAGFLYYLTALAVFLFAPVIPQGLGTLLVLPLMNWASKKRARDFFTVLTYVLSLGVAIGIQLLFQKNPFFHQSKNIAGLADQVAKLAERLGALFPPAWWATKALAGPGTGEGLTNLLLFLSSSLVIFLLLILLGQRVFLGGIRKGLEISTKRTVRPYALQAKAASPFRALFRREWKLFIRTPVYVMNVIPAAIFPVFFVFFVFFVQPGGPSPEEIRNFLGAHPYVKLAFAGVAAFNAGAIPLAATAVSREGKLFGISKAIPVRADVQVRAKLAFGLLVNLLCFLPFFVPVAIVFFDGAGDVLLTGALSLSAMFVINVVDLLIDLNRPNLDWDTPQKAMQGNLNTFFSLLGTGILLVTGAACTVALSFFLPWWAGSLAVLVIILTAGTFLYRTLLKRAPELYQKIEM; translated from the coding sequence ATGCGTCCCTTCATCTCTCTGCTGAAAACGAGCTTTAACGTGTATTACGGCATTTCCGCCCTCAAGTATAAATATTTTAAGCAAAAGAAAGAACTCTGGCGGCCGGTGGTCGGAATCCTGGGCGGAGGCGCCGCGCTTCTCGTCTTGATGGGGACGTATTTCTCGCTGGCGGGCGCTTTCTACGCGGGCGGGAAAATGCTGGGGCAGCCCTGGCTGGTGCTGGAATTGGCCATCCTGCTGGGAGAACTGCTGGTGTTCTTTTTCGGGTTGGGCTGGGCAATTTCGGTTCTTTATTTTTCCAACGATCTCCCCATTCTCCTCCCCCTCCCCTTGAAGCCGCAAGAGATCTTGCTGAGCAAGTTCCTGCTGGTTTTGACCAACCAGTACGTTTTTCTGCTTTTTGTTTTCCTTCCCCCTTTTCTTATCTACGGAATAGGAGAAGAGGCGGGCTTTCTTTATTACCTCACAGCCCTGGCGGTTTTCCTTTTCGCGCCCGTCATCCCGCAAGGGCTCGGCACTCTGCTGGTTCTCCCTTTGATGAACTGGGCCAGCAAAAAACGGGCGCGCGACTTTTTCACCGTGCTGACCTACGTGCTGTCGCTGGGCGTGGCCATCGGAATACAGCTTCTTTTCCAGAAGAATCCTTTTTTCCACCAGTCCAAAAATATCGCCGGGCTGGCGGATCAGGTGGCGAAACTGGCCGAACGGCTGGGCGCCCTCTTTCCCCCCGCCTGGTGGGCAACGAAGGCTCTGGCCGGGCCGGGTACCGGCGAAGGACTAACAAATTTACTCCTTTTTCTCTCCTCTTCCCTGGTCATTTTTCTGCTCTTGATTTTATTGGGGCAGAGAGTTTTCCTCGGGGGAATCCGCAAGGGGCTGGAAATAAGCACCAAACGGACGGTTCGGCCTTACGCACTCCAGGCCAAAGCTGCAAGCCCTTTTCGGGCGCTGTTCCGGCGGGAATGGAAGCTGTTCATCAGAACGCCCGTCTACGTAATGAACGTAATTCCTGCTGCTATCTTTCCGGTGTTTTTTGTCTTTTTCGTCTTCTTCGTTCAGCCCGGCGGACCGTCCCCGGAAGAAATCAGGAATTTTCTCGGCGCTCACCCTTACGTTAAGCTTGCCTTTGCAGGGGTGGCCGCCTTTAACGCCGGGGCCATCCCCCTGGCGGCCACCGCCGTCTCCCGGGAGGGGAAGCTTTTCGGTATTTCCAAAGCTATCCCCGTCAGGGCGGACGTCCAGGTGCGGGCCAAGCTGGCCTTCGGCCTGCTGGTCAACCTCCTTTGCTTTCTGCCGTTTTTCGTCCCGGTCGCCATCGTGTTTTTCGACGGGGCCGGCGACGTGTTGTTGACCGGCGCACTCAGCCTTTCCGCCATGTTCGTGATCAACGTCGTGGATTTGTTGATTGATTTAAACCGCCCCAATCTGGACTGGGATACTCCCCAGAAGGCAATGCAGGGAAACTTAAACACCTTCTTTTCCCTGCTGGGCACCGGAATTCTGCTAGTCACCGGCGCCGCTTGCACAGTTGCTTTATCCTTTTTCCTTCCCTGGTGGGCGGGCTCCCTGGCGGTTCTGGTGATTATCCTGACGGCAGGGACGTTTTTGTACCGAACCCTGCTTAAAAGAGCGCCGGAGCTTTATCAAAAGATCGAGATGTAA
- a CDS encoding RNA-binding domain-containing protein: MTARELLEIIANGENSAVEFKRETVRPEHLAEEIVAFANLEGGTIFIGVADDGFIEGVQREDVEEWLMNICSHNVIPAIIPFYEKVQVEGKTVAVLKIPKGAHKPYQTAAGKYFIRVGSTKRLATREDLARLFQLSGMVHYDITPVPGTAEKDLDMVKLRNYFLEFNYFDLLEEPPEQRRRILVNADILAGTEEQLCVTVGGLLIFGKEPARHLPQSGITYARFRGTDLTTEILDKKEINGTLPEVVERCATIVRDTVAVPAQIQEMKRQEKDVLPVVVIREALVNAVVHRNYSITGAKIRVFRFADRVEVRSPGRLPNTVTVEKMKIGTSYARNPFLLKYMENLRYVDRLGRGIPMIIRQMKNLVGKEPGLEEKGEEFWLTLYLK, encoded by the coding sequence ATGACCGCGCGGGAACTGTTAGAAATCATCGCCAACGGGGAAAACTCCGCTGTGGAGTTCAAACGGGAAACCGTCAGGCCCGAACACCTGGCCGAGGAAATCGTGGCCTTTGCCAATCTGGAGGGAGGAACCATTTTCATCGGCGTGGCGGACGACGGTTTCATTGAAGGTGTGCAGAGGGAAGACGTGGAAGAGTGGTTGATGAATATATGCTCCCATAACGTCATCCCCGCCATCATCCCTTTTTATGAAAAAGTTCAGGTCGAAGGGAAAACCGTAGCCGTTTTAAAAATTCCTAAAGGCGCCCATAAACCTTACCAGACGGCGGCGGGAAAATACTTTATCCGCGTTGGTTCGACGAAACGCCTGGCCACCAGGGAAGACCTGGCCAGGTTATTCCAGTTGTCCGGAATGGTTCACTACGATATAACTCCCGTTCCGGGTACCGCCGAAAAAGACCTGGACATGGTTAAACTGAGAAATTACTTTTTGGAATTTAATTACTTTGATCTACTCGAAGAGCCGCCCGAACAGCGCCGGCGCATCCTGGTCAACGCCGATATCCTGGCCGGGACAGAGGAACAGCTCTGCGTCACCGTCGGGGGGTTGCTGATCTTTGGAAAGGAACCTGCCCGCCACCTCCCCCAGTCCGGGATCACCTACGCCCGTTTTCGCGGGACGGATTTAACCACGGAAATCCTGGACAAAAAAGAAATTAACGGCACCCTTCCCGAGGTGGTGGAACGGTGCGCCACCATTGTCCGGGATACGGTGGCGGTGCCGGCACAAATCCAGGAGATGAAACGCCAGGAAAAAGACGTCCTGCCGGTAGTAGTGATCCGGGAAGCCCTGGTGAACGCCGTCGTTCACCGCAATTACAGCATTACGGGCGCGAAAATAAGGGTTTTCCGTTTTGCCGACCGGGTTGAGGTGCGCAGCCCCGGCCGCCTGCCTAATACGGTAACGGTGGAAAAAATGAAAATCGGCACCTCCTATGCCCGTAACCCCTTTTTGCTCAAGTATATGGAAAACCTCCGCTACGTGGACCGCCTCGGCCGGGGAATTCCCATGATCATCAGGCAGATGAAAAACCTGGTCGGCAAAGAACCGGGGCTGGAGGAAAAAGGCGAGGAGTTCTGGCTGACCCTTTACCTCAAATGA
- a CDS encoding IS607 family transposase — protein sequence MKLYTISEFAEKLGVSVSTLRAWDKEGKLVALRTPTNKRRYTEEMLYRALGIKNRQEPKKIVLYARVSSAGRKPDLEDQLKYLKDFAAGKGLTVDEILADVGSALNYKRKNFLKLCGMVTRGEVKTVIVAHNDRLVRFGFEFFEDLFAKFGCEILVVNKAEDMSPAQELTEDLISIVQHFAARLYGQRTYKARKLTRTVREALKDAADSKTEEPAAEQ from the coding sequence ATGAAACTTTACACAATAAGCGAGTTTGCCGAAAAACTTGGTGTCAGCGTATCAACGCTCCGCGCTTGGGATAAAGAAGGTAAACTGGTTGCTTTACGTACACCAACCAACAAGCGAAGGTATACTGAAGAGATGCTCTACCGGGCACTGGGCATAAAGAACCGCCAGGAGCCAAAGAAAATCGTTTTATACGCCCGGGTGTCATCAGCCGGCCGGAAACCGGACCTGGAAGACCAGCTTAAGTACCTGAAGGATTTTGCCGCCGGCAAGGGGCTGACAGTGGACGAAATACTTGCCGACGTCGGCTCCGCCCTCAATTATAAGCGCAAGAATTTCCTGAAGCTGTGCGGCATGGTCACCCGGGGAGAAGTCAAAACTGTTATCGTTGCCCACAATGACCGTCTGGTGCGGTTCGGCTTTGAATTTTTTGAAGACCTGTTTGCCAAGTTCGGCTGCGAAATACTGGTGGTCAACAAAGCCGAAGACATGTCCCCGGCCCAGGAGCTGACGGAAGACCTGATCAGCATCGTCCAGCACTTCGCGGCCAGGTTGTACGGCCAGAGGACATATAAGGCGCGAAAGCTCACCAGAACCGTCCGGGAGGCGCTGAAAGATGCAGCAGACAGTAAGACAGAAGAGCCTGCCGCTGAACAATGA
- a CDS encoding ABC transporter ATP-binding protein → MLELVNLSKSYAGGRVKAVDNVSLKVRQGEIFGFLGPNGAGKTTTIKMIVGLLQPDEGTILIDGINLEKDPLAAKRKIGYVPDHPDVYEKLTGIEYLNFLGDVYQVPAEIRRERLEHYLEIFELKDAVKDLIGSYSHGMKQKLVLTGALLHDPPVWIMDEPMVGLDPRSAFLLKDLMAGHCAKGHTVFFSTHILEVAEKLCHRLAIINRGRIIACGTLAEIKEQHEKETLERIFLELTGGAPLP, encoded by the coding sequence GTGCTCGAGTTGGTTAATTTATCGAAGTCATACGCCGGAGGACGGGTCAAGGCGGTCGATAACGTCAGCTTAAAAGTGCGCCAGGGAGAAATCTTCGGTTTTTTGGGTCCCAACGGGGCGGGCAAAACGACCACCATTAAAATGATCGTCGGCCTTTTACAGCCCGATGAAGGAACGATCCTGATCGACGGGATTAATCTGGAAAAAGACCCTCTCGCCGCCAAACGCAAAATCGGGTACGTGCCCGATCACCCCGACGTTTACGAAAAACTGACCGGGATCGAATATCTGAATTTCCTCGGCGACGTCTACCAGGTGCCCGCCGAAATCCGCCGGGAAAGGCTGGAACATTACCTGGAAATTTTTGAGCTAAAGGATGCCGTGAAAGATTTGATCGGCAGCTACTCCCACGGGATGAAACAAAAGCTGGTCTTAACCGGCGCCCTTTTGCACGACCCGCCGGTGTGGATCATGGACGAACCCATGGTGGGGCTGGACCCCCGTTCCGCCTTCTTGCTCAAGGATTTGATGGCCGGTCACTGCGCCAAAGGGCACACCGTCTTCTTTTCCACGCACATCCTGGAAGTGGCGGAAAAGCTGTGCCACCGCCTCGCCATCATCAACCGGGGACGGATCATCGCCTGCGGGACGCTGGCGGAGATCAAAGAACAGCACGAGAAAGAAACCCTGGAACGCATATTTTTGGAATTAACGGGAGGCGCTCCCCTTCCGTGA
- a CDS encoding DUF6141 family protein: MIEKTLHSDVIYREVQQFRQIWLWIILLPVSLLVAILFSYGMFQQLVLGVPWGDRPMSDIGLAIFGPLILLIVIGLPVLFYTAKLITVVDPEGIHIRYFSFLRRTVPFENLKNYRVYTYNAIFEHAGWGIHWHKNGWAYTVRGNRGVELELASGEILLIGSQQPETLVQAIDTGTKNYKARKAV, from the coding sequence ATGATTGAGAAAACCCTTCACTCAGACGTAATTTACCGGGAGGTACAGCAGTTCCGGCAAATCTGGCTCTGGATCATCCTCCTGCCGGTTTCCCTGTTGGTGGCCATCCTTTTTAGTTACGGAATGTTCCAGCAGCTCGTTCTGGGTGTTCCCTGGGGCGATAGACCAATGTCGGACATTGGACTGGCAATTTTTGGTCCCCTTATCCTTCTGATCGTAATCGGCCTTCCTGTCCTTTTTTATACAGCTAAATTAATAACCGTGGTCGACCCCGAAGGAATTCATATCCGTTACTTTTCATTCCTTCGGCGAACAGTACCATTTGAAAATCTAAAAAATTACAGGGTTTACACCTACAACGCAATTTTCGAGCACGCGGGTTGGGGGATTCACTGGCACAAAAACGGCTGGGCGTATACCGTAAGGGGCAACCGGGGTGTTGAGCTGGAACTTGCCAGCGGCGAAATTCTACTGATTGGTTCACAGCAACCAGAAACACTGGTCCAGGCAATTGACACCGGCACAAAAAACTACAAGGCCAGAAAGGCGGTGTAA